The following are encoded together in the Drosophila biarmipes strain raj3 chromosome 3L, RU_DBia_V1.1, whole genome shotgun sequence genome:
- the LOC108035087 gene encoding myosin-9 has product MESDKLNELNRQINEIKKRILLAEGQKTANAAEWQKQNRINCDTIGSLKKDIKELTVKASRLRNPLQRPVVIKESTGESRRAQSCTPTLIVGKATYPVGAKNADDAIFLTDLKITESRKQMDLLRHRFKSRQQHFSKLVEKYRGLLANKEAQNQNLGEKPPETLEEDANRKLVCQLENEIHRTNVQWMEAEHIRKKYRSIEASLMTDAERFERSLRELEASLSDQKAEIERLQQVHNEAVEMRDAAKVILQRQEQQANLSQKTRERQALDFRKQVEARKLELERIGRKLFAETKTLVHQDSVGSSSGDQHTAKTENGEEEPVSQLESVTSDMESLFKQLMEASGATSPFEVFERFSAQKESAARLNYLRKAAEAEKANLEAEREALSSELEVSKFSDVKESEVNQEVIEQIKNSIAAKEQDRKLDTDEAGKSMGVLKYLKERICEMIFKVQEVDESNIEIPERKLHVSVAELPNFLAHTAEDEDMIEILKLKIKRCQELSKSEDVPPFEIPKLDIVDEEEEELYKAEQPKSPSVPEGEKPQPMPVCYYNLFAGRAQRAAGTSSSSPEQAPAAVATTDDDNEVPSRNFLKRQSVLIVDSKSRRKPFRPTPGGRRK; this is encoded by the exons ATGGAATCGGACAAGCTGAACGAATTGAACCGACAAATAAATGAGATTAAAAAGCGCATTTTACTGGCAG AGGGCCAAAAGACGGCTAATGCGGCCGAATGGCAGAAGCAGAACCGCATCAACTGTGACACAATTGGCTCCTTGAAAAAGGACATCAAGGAGCTGACAGTTAAGGCGAGTCGTCTGCGTAATCCCCTCCAGCGTCCGGTGGTCATAAAGGAGTCCACTGGGGAGTCTCGAAGGGCGCAGAGCTGCACGCCCACTTTAATTGTGGGCAAGGCCACTTATCCGGTGGGAGCCAAAAACGCCGACGATGCAATATTCCTAACTGATCTCAAAATTACCGAGAGCCGCAAGCAAATGGATCTGCTGCGACATCGTTTCAAATCCCGCCAACAGCACTTCAGTAAACTGGTGGAGAAATATCGGGGATTGCTGGCCAACAAGGAGGCTCAGAACCAGAATCTGGGGGAAAAACCCCCGGAAACTCTGGAGGAAGATGCCAACAGGAAG CTTGTCTGCCAGCTGGAAAACGAGATCCACCGCACCAACGTGCAGTGGATGGAGGCGGAGCACATCCGCAAGAAGTACCGCTCCATTGAGGCATCCTTGATGACGGATGCCGAGCGTTTCGAGCGGAGTCTGCGGGAACTGGAGGCCTCTCTGAGTGACCAGAAGGCGGAGATAGAGCGACTGCAGCAGGTGCACAACGAGGCGGTGGAAATGAGAGACGCAGCCAAGGTGATCCTGCagcggcaggagcagcaggccaATCTCTCACAGAAAACGCGGGAGCGTCAGGCCCTCGACTTTCGCAAACAGGTGGAGGCTCGTAAGTTGGAGCTGGAGAGGATTGGCCGGAAACTGTTTGCCGAAACCAAGACACTGGTCCATCAGGACAGCGTGGGCTCCAGCTCGGGCGACCAGCACACTGCCAAAACGGAGAACGGCGAGGAGGAGCCAGTGTCCCAGCTGGAGAGCGTCACCAGCGATATGGAATCCCTGTTCAAGCAGCTTATGGAGGCCTCCGGGGCCACATCGCCCTTCGAGGTCTTCGAGAGGTTCAGTGCCCAAAAGGAGTCGGCAGCCCGTTTGAACTACCTTCGAAAGGCGGCCGAGGCGGAAAAGGCCAATCTGGAGGCAGAACGAGAAGCTTTATCCAGCGAGCTGGAGGTCTCGAAATTCTCAGATGTCAAGGAGAGTGAAGT AAACCAAGAGGTCATCGAGCAAATCAAGAACAGCATCGCCGCCAAGGAGCAGGATCGCAAACTGGACACTGATGAGGCGGGCAAATCAATGGGGGTGTTAAAGTATCTCAAAGAACGCATCTGCGAGATGATCTTCAAGGTGCAGGAGGTGGACGAGAGCAACATAGAGATACCCGAAAGAAAGCTCCATGTCAGCGTAGCAGAACTACCCAATTTTCTGGCCCATACTGCCGAGGATGAGGATATGATTGAG ATCCTAAAACTGAAGATCAAGCGCTGCCAGGAGCTGAGCAAATCCGAGGATGTGCCACCGTTCGAGATCCCGAAGCTGGACATCGTCGatgaagaggaggaggagctgtaCAAGGCGGAGCAGCCCAAATCCCCTTCCGTTCCCGAGGGCGAGAAGCCACAACCCATGCCTGTTTGCTACTACAACCTGTTCGCAGGACGAGCCCAAAGGGCTGCCGGCACCTCCTCATCTTCTCCAGAACAGGCACCAGCAGCGg TGGCCACCACCGATGATGATAATGAAGTGCCCTCCCGCAACTTCCTAAAGCGACAATCCGTGCTCATTGTCGACTCGAAGTCCCGGCGAAAACCATTCAGACCCACTCCCGGAGGAAGACGCAAATAA
- the LOC108035088 gene encoding uncharacterized protein LOC108035088 isoform X2 — MLDSQEDGSNAEVQSGVTAVDKMEPDPKIQCTVQHLQSSKGTSSSAEPQTFEFINQLGVETSLATSSKESFKVDCSLPSLPLDTLLSPFNIMDQLRKQSEAKDFLDFQCGLGDLSLFDKYDPSLSTKTECSEEVSTPVPYFIPELEMACAEVKVDEVEEVTPPEIENATTAEIKKLEISPIKESIIAGNKEATLPRIEAPNCSVLEELDLLKEEISSPSIEEGTETKEEFKSEESSPEVVEKLMDLRPKSVGLFAPKTLQIEEMISPLVEKAKPKMGFISSLIGNKLTFTPSVRLSFGDRALKRNNMQEIRAKEIMQQQASRSLKALILSLTMLKKLEASYHDNSHQSRLNRFQRVRSSLNFSRVFRQNIFQLTSEVEGSKKEIKESSLACGEPMIEHPSIYKEPLPIPFERLDASEGLTCNGLNVSKDSVFSDVSESDDSEVQNKLCVMQSSGDVHGSPRTMTDLKDILNKGRVLFSQPVRIFCFNKLKEWKWQGEGRIEILEHQGFYYIILHDKVTGELIIYMRVDERWRIDYMTNSSYSCRWTNINYATSREGILERIACSFREPSHAAEFVARVRNSALQSRFH, encoded by the exons ATGTTGGACAGCCAAGAGGATGGATCCAATGCAGAAGTGCAAAGTGGGGTCACCGCAGTTGACAAAATGGAACCGGACCCCAAAATCCAGTGCACCGTTCAGCACTTACAATCATCCAAAGGAACTTCTAGTTCGGCAGAACCCCAGACCTTTGAGTTTATTAATCAACTAGGTGTTGAAACTTCCTTGGCAACTTCCTCGAAAGAGTCCTTCAAAGTCGACTGCAGCCTGCCTAGCCTACCTCTTGACACCCTTCTGTCACCTTTTAATATAATGGATCAATTGCGTAAGCAGAGTGAGGCTAAGGACTTTCTAGACTTTCAGTGTGGTCTTGGGGATCTTTCCTTATTTGACAAGTATGATCCATCGTTGTCCACAAAGACAGAGTGCTCTGAAGAGGTCTCGACCCCCGTGCCATACTTTATTCCAGAATTGGAAATGGCTTGTGCCGAAGTTAAAGTTGACGAAGTTGAAGAAGTCACTCCACCTGAGATTGAGAATGCAACTACTgcagaaataaagaaattggAGATATCACCTATTAAAGAATCAATTATAGCAGGGAATAAAGAAGCAACTTTGCCTAGGATCGAAGCACCAAACTGTTCTGTTTTAGAAGAACTAGATTTACTGAAAGAAGAAATAAGTTCCCCTAGCATTGAAGAAGGTACCGAAACAAAAGAGGAATTCAAAAGCGAAGAATCGAGTCCTGAAGTTGTTGAAAAACTAATGGATCTAAGACCAAAATCAGTTGGTTTGTTTGCTCCAAAAACTCTGCAGATAGAAGAAATGATTTCTCCATTGGTTGAAAAAGCCAAGCCTAAAATGGGTTTCATTAGTTCCTTGATAGGAAACAAGTTAACCTTCACACCCAGTGTAAGGCTTTCTTTTGGCGATAGAGCATTGAAAAGAAACAATATGCAGGAAATTCGAGCCAAGGAGATTATGCAACAGCAGGCATCCAGATCTCTAAAGGCACTCATCCTAAGCTTGACTATGCTTAAAAAGTTGGAGGCATCCTACCATG ATAACTCCCATCAGAGCAGATTAAACCGATTCCAAAGGGTCAGGAGCTCACTGAACTTTTCTAGGGTCTTTAGGCAGAACATTTTTCAACTCACCTCTGAAGTAGAGGGTAGCAAGAAGGAAATTAAAGAAAGTTCGCTGGCTTGTGGAGAACCCATGATCGAGCATCCCAGCATATATAAAGAACCGCTCCCTATACCATTTGAAAGACTAGATGCAAGTGAAGGATTGACTTGCAATGGCTTGAATGTGAGTAAAGATTCCGTTTTTAGTGATGTTTCCGAAAGCGATGACTCGGAAGTCCAAAATAAGTTGTGTGTTATGCAATCCTCTGGGGATGTTCATGGGTCACCACGAACCATGACCGATCTGAAGGACATTCTGAATAAAGGCAGGGTATTGTTCAGCCAGCCGGTGAGGATTTTCTGTTTCAACAAGTTGAAGGAGTGGAAATGGCAAG GCGAGGGTCGAATCGAGATCCTGGAGCACCAGGGATTCTATTATATCATACTCCACGACAAGGTCACCGGAGAACTGATCATCTATATGCGGGTGGACGAAAGGTGGCGCATCGACTACATGACCAACAGTTCCTACAGCTGCCGCTGGACCAACATCAACTACGCCACCAGCCGCGAGGGCATCCTGGAGAGGATCGCCTGCTCCTTCCGAGAACCCAGCCACGCCGCCGAGTTCGTCGCCCGGGTCCGGAATAGCGCCCTCCAATCCCGCTTCCACTAG
- the LOC108035092 gene encoding mpv17-like protein 2 has product MARRLQWKRWAQALDRFHQAAFSPKYLLYTNIGISVGLSMVGDTMEQSYERFIGELPGWNRIRTLRMGISGFTVGVVCHYWYQYLDYLYPHRTYKVVIIKILLDQFICSPFYIAVFFLTMAILEDNTWAELRQEIKDKAPILYAAEWTVWPLAQFINFLLIRPQYRVFYDNTISLGYDIFTSQVKYRKKPEPKTE; this is encoded by the coding sequence ATGGCCCGACGATTGCAATGGAAGCGCTGGGCACAGGCTCTTGACCGGTTCCACCAGGCTGCCTTCAGTCCAAAGTATCTCCTCTATACGAACATCGGGATCTCCGTGGGCCTGAGCATGGTGGGCGACACCATGGAGCAGAGCTACGAACGCTTTATAGGGGAGCTTCCGGGGTGGAACCGGATACGAACCCTGCGGATGGGCATTTCCGGTTTCACCGTGGGCGTGGTGTGCCACTATTGGTACCAGTACCTGGACTACCTGTACCCCCATCGCACCTATAAGGTGGTCATCATCAAGATCCTGCTGGACCAGTTCATCTGCTCGCCCTTCTACATCGCCGTGTTTTTCCTCACCATGGCCATTCTGGAGGACAATACGTGGGCGGAGCTGAGGCAGGAGATCAAGGATAAGGCCCCTATCCTATATGCTGCCGAATGGACTGTGTGGCCCTTGGCGCAGTTCATCAACTTCCTGCTGATTAGACCACAGTACAGGGTGTTCTACGATAACACCATTAGTCTGGGGTACGACATCTTTACCTCCCAGGTGAAATATCGCAAGAAGCCGGAGCCCAAAACAGAGTAA
- the LOC108035088 gene encoding uncharacterized protein LOC108035088 isoform X1, with product MLDSQEDGSNAEVQSGVTAVDKMEPDPKIQCTVQHLQSSKGTSSSAEPQTFEFINQLGVETSLATSSKESFKVDCSLPSLPLDTLLSPFNIMDQLRKQSEAKDFLDFQCGLGDLSLFDKYDPSLSTKTECSEEVSTPVPYFIPELEMACAEVKVDEVEEVTPPEIENATTAEIKKLEISPIKESIIAGNKEATLPRIEAPNCSVLEELDLLKEEISSPSIEEGTETKEEFKSEESSPEVVEKLMDLRPKSVGLFAPKTLQIEEMISPLVEKAKPKMGFISSLIGNKLTFTPSVRLSFGDRALKRNNMQEIRAKEIMQQQASRSLKALILSLTMLKKLEASYHDNSHQSRLNRFQRVRSSLNFSRVFRQNIFQLTSEVEGSKKEIKESSLACGEPMIEHPSIYKEPLPIPFERLDASEGLTCNGLNVSKDSVFSDVSESDDSEVQNKLCVMQSSGDVHGSPRTMTDLKDILNKGRVLFSQPVRIFCFNKLKEWKWQGKLPGSQESPYRSPTFSGEGRIEILEHQGFYYIILHDKVTGELIIYMRVDERWRIDYMTNSSYSCRWTNINYATSREGILERIACSFREPSHAAEFVARVRNSALQSRFH from the exons ATGTTGGACAGCCAAGAGGATGGATCCAATGCAGAAGTGCAAAGTGGGGTCACCGCAGTTGACAAAATGGAACCGGACCCCAAAATCCAGTGCACCGTTCAGCACTTACAATCATCCAAAGGAACTTCTAGTTCGGCAGAACCCCAGACCTTTGAGTTTATTAATCAACTAGGTGTTGAAACTTCCTTGGCAACTTCCTCGAAAGAGTCCTTCAAAGTCGACTGCAGCCTGCCTAGCCTACCTCTTGACACCCTTCTGTCACCTTTTAATATAATGGATCAATTGCGTAAGCAGAGTGAGGCTAAGGACTTTCTAGACTTTCAGTGTGGTCTTGGGGATCTTTCCTTATTTGACAAGTATGATCCATCGTTGTCCACAAAGACAGAGTGCTCTGAAGAGGTCTCGACCCCCGTGCCATACTTTATTCCAGAATTGGAAATGGCTTGTGCCGAAGTTAAAGTTGACGAAGTTGAAGAAGTCACTCCACCTGAGATTGAGAATGCAACTACTgcagaaataaagaaattggAGATATCACCTATTAAAGAATCAATTATAGCAGGGAATAAAGAAGCAACTTTGCCTAGGATCGAAGCACCAAACTGTTCTGTTTTAGAAGAACTAGATTTACTGAAAGAAGAAATAAGTTCCCCTAGCATTGAAGAAGGTACCGAAACAAAAGAGGAATTCAAAAGCGAAGAATCGAGTCCTGAAGTTGTTGAAAAACTAATGGATCTAAGACCAAAATCAGTTGGTTTGTTTGCTCCAAAAACTCTGCAGATAGAAGAAATGATTTCTCCATTGGTTGAAAAAGCCAAGCCTAAAATGGGTTTCATTAGTTCCTTGATAGGAAACAAGTTAACCTTCACACCCAGTGTAAGGCTTTCTTTTGGCGATAGAGCATTGAAAAGAAACAATATGCAGGAAATTCGAGCCAAGGAGATTATGCAACAGCAGGCATCCAGATCTCTAAAGGCACTCATCCTAAGCTTGACTATGCTTAAAAAGTTGGAGGCATCCTACCATG ATAACTCCCATCAGAGCAGATTAAACCGATTCCAAAGGGTCAGGAGCTCACTGAACTTTTCTAGGGTCTTTAGGCAGAACATTTTTCAACTCACCTCTGAAGTAGAGGGTAGCAAGAAGGAAATTAAAGAAAGTTCGCTGGCTTGTGGAGAACCCATGATCGAGCATCCCAGCATATATAAAGAACCGCTCCCTATACCATTTGAAAGACTAGATGCAAGTGAAGGATTGACTTGCAATGGCTTGAATGTGAGTAAAGATTCCGTTTTTAGTGATGTTTCCGAAAGCGATGACTCGGAAGTCCAAAATAAGTTGTGTGTTATGCAATCCTCTGGGGATGTTCATGGGTCACCACGAACCATGACCGATCTGAAGGACATTCTGAATAAAGGCAGGGTATTGTTCAGCCAGCCGGTGAGGATTTTCTGTTTCAACAAGTTGAAGGAGTGGAAATGGCAAGGTAAATTACCAGGTTCCCAAGAGAGTCCTTACCGCTCCCCCACCTTCTCAGGCGAGGGTCGAATCGAGATCCTGGAGCACCAGGGATTCTATTATATCATACTCCACGACAAGGTCACCGGAGAACTGATCATCTATATGCGGGTGGACGAAAGGTGGCGCATCGACTACATGACCAACAGTTCCTACAGCTGCCGCTGGACCAACATCAACTACGCCACCAGCCGCGAGGGCATCCTGGAGAGGATCGCCTGCTCCTTCCGAGAACCCAGCCACGCCGCCGAGTTCGTCGCCCGGGTCCGGAATAGCGCCCTCCAATCCCGCTTCCACTAG